The sequence TGTCACTGCTATTAATAGTTCCGTTTGCTCTCAGAGCATCCAGGATGCCCTGGAAACTACAGCTGCAGCTAAATAAACAAGTCTACCTACTTAATATGCTACATCAACAGGACATAGATATAGCTTAAATTTTGCACTTCTATTTCTGTTTTCTATGTAAGTTGGAGATAGAGAAGGAAAAGACTAAGAAAACCAACTTTTCTTCCTGCACGAGATCTCTGAGGAGGTGAGGGCTTTGGATCAGACAGTATCTCCTTGAGAATCCTGCTTATCTCCTGGCCTCGATGCTCTTCAACAGCAAGATCTGATCGAAGTTTTCGAGCCCTCTCTTCAGACTGCAAATTTTATGTAACAGAAAACTTCAGCAATGAATGACAAggagatgaaaaagaaaaaatatgattaCAGTCATAACTTTGAGACACTCCACATGCAGAAGCCTAATATACAAGAGTACTCCCCATAACAGAACTCTAAAGAACCCCAAGAAAATAGTCCTTCTTAGGATGTACTCAAGCTTCTTAGCATTAGGAACTGCAAGATTGTGAtattctttatttgattttatttttgttgacaAGGGAAATATTCTTTAGTTCTATCCCTATTGCCAACCGAAGAAATAGCAAAAACTGAGCCAAACAACACAAAACTGGTGAATCTTCACTTTTAACAATAGATACAGAAACCCTCTGTATAAGAATGACCAAAAGAAATATCCCTCTACCAATCGTCAATGAAAGAGATCACCTCATCAAGTTTTCTGGCATATTCCCTTCGAACGTCTGACACTAATTCAACAGCCTCAGGGTTGACCAAGTTAGGTGGGAAATCAGCAACATTAGCAGTTGTAATAGCATTAACATTGTTCCTTCGGATAGCCTAAGATAAatgcaaaataaagaaaaatgtcaCAGAGACAACTTTTAAGTAAAAGGCATGCATGTCAACAGTACAAGCTTAAGTTGAAAATAGATTAATCTTTATCccagaaaaaaaaagttgaagatACATTAATCAGAATTTTTCCAAGACCAACATGGACATTGAATATAAGATATTCTTCTGCAGACAAAAACTTCACCTTCCACGTCTGTTGATTTCCTCTAGTTATCAAAAGCCAAATGCATATTTGAATCAATTACCaatatgaatttcaaaaaaacGCATGGATTAAATAGccacatacatattcatattaatGACCAAACTGGATCAAAAAGTAACATGCATAATCAAAGTAATAACGTGAGATCTTCACAAAAGTAAGTCTGGCATCCTAGCAGAATCAGATTTGTAAGACGGCActtaccaaaaaagaaaagtgtTTGAAAAGCGTTAATCAAAAATCCTCAAGTTGGACAAGCTAAAATTACTAGTGCCCACACTAGCCAGTCTGAATACCATCAATACCAGGACATTTACTTGAGAGGTAGTTATTCTTGTATACACGATACCATTGGAACTTACATCTTCAAGGTCAGACTGAATATCGGAAATAGCACGCCTCACTTCGGAGCGAACAGTCTCATATATTCCGCTAGTAGCAGTATCAGCACCCCACTGGTCACTTTGAACTGACTGAAATATAATAAAGATACAAAACCATGTTACACAGAGTTTCTACAGAAATGAGGAAATCAAGCTTTTTGTTGCTTAGCTATTCAATCTTTGACAATATATATCCTGGTTTCTGAAGTTCCCATCCTTGTCCCCCAATTATATCACATTAAAAGTTTGTTTCCGCCTAAGTCAAACGTCAATACATTTTAGTAGAGAATGATTTTTACTTTCCATTTGGTAGATATATGAATATAGTTCATCCACTACAAGTGAAAATGAAGCTATTGAATGTTCTTGAGCAAAAATGAACTAGAACTACAAAAAAACTATACAGCTATCATGCTTTTTGTTTTCCCCGATCATATAGTTGTATAATCAATATCAGCGTAAGCAGTAAAGGAGGTGCTGCATGAATTAAGTTTCGGAACTTCCTGTCCTCAAAGAAGTATTTGTTCGCTTTCAACCAATAATCAAcgtaaaatgaaaagaaatgtgaAAATCTACTTCCAGCTGTCTCGCTTCCAACTGATGGAGACAACACTACTCTCTAAAAAGTTCTATTGACGTACCTACAAACATACTCTCTAAGCAGTTTTGAAGAAGAGAGGTGATAACTGATAACTACATAGTTAGATAGACAGCAATACAATATGGTCACCTTCATTTGCTCACAAACAGCTTTTATGGTCTTCTCTTCGGCTTCTGACAAAGAACATGTTGAAACTCCATCTTCCCAATTTGGAATATGCAGACTACTCTGGAAAAGAAAACGGTATCTGAGATCACAACTGCAGCctaaaacaattgaaaataGTTATTGTGCTACACACAAATCATACTCACAGCAGAATCATCTTCAGAATATTCAGTGACTTGACCACGCCTCGTTGCTCTTTGTGAGCTCTTGGCTTGGCTGCTTCTATCAGTATCATTTCTAACCATATTGATATTTTTGGAACTGTTAGCTACCTTTTTCGATGAAACTCTCTGGACGGTGTTTGATTGCAGCTCCTTTTCACTCTACCatcatattaaatttaagtAAGAATCTAGTACGTAAAAGGGGTCCAACCTGAATACGATTCTAACACActaaaacaataagaaaaaaagcAAGTTCAAATCTAGCAGAGGTCACAGATATATAAGAGACAAATTCCAAATTACATGTTTGGTTTCTACAATACATATACAtcatactccctccgtttaaaaaaggatggtctagtttgacttggaacggagtttaagaaaaaaaagaatgactttttaatcttgtggttctaaattaaagttatgtgaaatgtaccaaaatgttttttaatcttgtggtcttatacatgccacgtgaaaagtggaaagttaaagttaaaatgttgccaaaaaaggaaagcgtcattcttttttaaacaaactaaaagggaaatagggacattcttttttaaacggagggagtatataaTACCCGTTTCAAAGTCAACTCAACGATAATGAATAATATCCATATCCGTTTGTGACGCAGAATGAATAGCATCCATATAGAAACTACCCAATCACATCCAACAGTAATAATGGTTCACCAATTCCTTGTCAGTTGGCTACTTTTACTGAAAATGATGCTACTACTTTTGAGCACCATGGCATTGCACCAACCATACTAATACATATGCTAAGGTGGAGGACTATTTGGTCAAATACTTCCTTTATCGATTTTCTCTGCCTATTACAATCAGCAGTAAATCATACAAGTTACAACGACCAGTTTAAGTTATGACAAGCAACCACTTGTTTAGAGTATCTAACATAAACTAACGACGACCAGTTTAAGTTATGACAAGCAACCACATGTTAAGAGTATCTAACATAAATTATACTTCCAGGTTCCAATTTATACATAACATTTCAGATTTACCTACTAGTTGCAAAGACAGTATACCATTCcgtacaaaaacataacaaatgataAAAGGAAAAGTCAAAATTTGCACAATCTAATACTGCAAATCACAAATTGCAAACCTCATAAGCAGATCCGTAGTGTCCTCTGGACACAGAACGGCCTCGAACTCTTGAAACACTCCGCCCAATCCCAGGTTTAACACCGGAGTCTCTGGTAACCGTCCGTCCCCTCTCCACAACATCACTAACTGAACTTCTCCTGGTAACACCAGAATTCTCCTTTTCCTTGAGTTTACCTTTGTCATTCTCGGTGCAGAAGAGAGGATTATCGCATTTATTGGAGAATTCTGAATCAATGTCGAATTTAGATGAAGTTCTGGAAATTGCGCTTACACTCAAGGATCGTTTTCGAACAAACGGAGGAGCTTTGGAAGATGAAGAATTTGAATTGGAGTTGGCGGTTCCTCTGCGTGAAGTGGATTTGAAGGCGGAAGTCGCCATTTCCAAATTGTCACGAGATATCAGTGAAGCTTTTTCGAAGAGGAAGAAAGTTTCTATATGTTGAACTTTAGAgagaggaaaataaaaataaagcgGTAATTACGAGAGAATGATTAAATTTAAGACTAAAAGACAAATGacacattatatttatttgtactaGTAAAATGGCGCGTTGATTTGATTAACCAAGTAAATATCGAcatataaaatacattattacttaatttaaaaaataaaattaactataTGTCTCATGTTAAATTTAACATGAACATATAGCTCCATGTGATTAAACAATTTATTGTCTAtattaaaatatccaaaataaatagtaataatttttCTCTGAAAATAtgtaaaagatataaaatattcattttaaaattacatgagacaaaaaaacataaaaaagaaaaaaatttaattcttcgacaaattaaaaaattcatttacaATGAgtataatcataattataagTTGATCAGAgtgtattatttatataatatataatatgctagttgtatttgtaatttatttttatgtaggccaataaaatgataattaatattgaaTGAGTTATTTGCATGTTATTGTGTAGGTTAatatcaaaaacattttttaattattcaaaatttatcaattatttgaTGAATGTTTTTTTAGAAAGTTGAAAAAAGACTATGAAGTGACATATTATTGACAGTCTTACTAATGATGATTAAATTTTACAATCTTTTGGCAGTTTTTAGTCAAAAAGTAGTTATTGCCATAGTTCTTTTTGTTGGttctattaatataaaataatcacggtgataaatttttttcaagaaaaaatatagaagCATCTTTTATGCTATGTCAAAAATTCTAAAGATATATGTTAACTAAATTAAGGTCTTATTATCCCATGAATctaactttttataattttgtgcatCTTTTTTACTTGCGTAACATCTAAATAGCTCCTACGTGCCTCAGTTGCATGGAGTCACTGAGTGTGCCACGTAAAAAGAAAGATGTACAAATTTATTAAAGTTCAAAGAGAGTAGTAGAACCTCAATTTAGTTAAGATATGTCTCTAAAATTTCGATCATAATCTAGGAGGTACTAGTGTGTTATCCTTTTTACAAAAttccttcaaatttttatgATGATAGTTGATAATTGGACAATCAAAAATTATCCAGTAACAAActtttaaagacatttcaatatttttccaCACAATATTTGTAATATTCTTGCAAGATAAATACATATTAATCCTTTCAAGCAAAGAACTAGTGAAactaataaatttgatttaacttttaaaaacaacttcttGTTCCTTAATATTTACGCTTTTATTGgattgtaatatatacatattcaaacttcaaatattattatatctataattaaataaaatttaagaactATTTGactatttaaaattaatcaCCTCTATACTAActtgtttttaataattttatggcATTTTTGGAACGCCACATCCTTTTGCACAAATATTCACAGCCTAATACTAATACTGCAGTAATTAAGAATTTGACACTAGAATATTATCATCTATAGTTTAACAACGACAAAGCTACTTCTATGACTACCACTCTAGCTTTTGAGTTCCTTCACGAAAAAACTTTGTTAAGCTAAACAGTTATGGTGCTTCCAACCCTCATATCCACACTCAACGAATCGTTGGAGTCTTCCGTGATATTTGTACGACACTGAATAATTGATTTGCATAAGAAGTGAATGCAAATACATTTTTGCAACACATAAGCATTCGCACTGCTCCGCGACATACAACTTGCAATAGATTATAATTTGACATAATTGCAAATCAATATACCTGTCAAACAGGATTTTCAACATATTCAAGACACATCTAAACttttaatatgttaatttttGATGATTGTATGTAGCCTCTAAATGATCCACCACGTGCACATGTGTACACAAAGCAAAATGAAGTCCCTAACAAAATGACACATTTTGGTTCGTCAATGAATCATGGCAACATCAACATATTTAATCAAACctcctatttttattattgatcaCCTAAAAACATATCATGAAGGAGTTACAAAATGAAGAGCTATATAGCACATACTCCGTCCAACACAAATAAATACGTTTCTATGATTAGTTCATAACTTTTTTGTCGTGGAAGTTTTTGTGATATATAAGTAATATAAGTACAACTATAAGACTAATCATACTTCTAATTCTAAGGATAAACTATATATTAGATTTACTCTTTGTGTCTCGCTAATAGAAATTTCTAACTTTTATATACGTTTTTTTTCAGAAATTAATAATAAGTTGATATcctctataaaaaaaaacttattattaataattaaataattaagaaataagcACATTCTTATAAAGTGCCTTACCGTTAAGTGAatcatatatttgatatataaaatttgaaatatttattttttaaaatttcacatATGGGTATTGTGGTAAAAATTACCCAATTTTGGGCAAAACCCCACTTAAGATAGGCCTCGAGCCAAGGTCCCTAATCTTGGCGCGCAATAAACCCTTCTCCAAATCACTAGGGTTTTAGCACGCTTCAATCCGACAAAGTTTCCGATATCTTCGTCCCCAACATAGCTGAACTTCTTCAGCTTCTATGCATGAAACTTCACACGCTTAACCCTCAAGCTTCATTCGTACAATCCAATTCCATGGCCTTTTCAACTGGCATTCGTCTATTACGCTGCTACCACCACCACTTCACTTTCACTGCAATACCATCTCGCTTCTCGGGGCTCCGAAAAGCCTCGTCGGAGCTCCGGTTTCTTTCATCAGTTACTCCGTCGAGGAAGCATGTCCGACCGGTAAGTGCCCGGCGGAAAGTCACTGAAGAGGAGGTTGGAGAGGAAGGTAATGGAAGTGTTGTTCTTAGAGATAGAGACGGAAATGAGGGCGGAGGAGGGGAGAGAATTGTACATACCGAGCTTCACAAGGAGGCTACTGAGGCATACATGTCTTATGCAATGTCAGTGCTGCTGGGTCGCGCTTTGCCTGATGTTAGGGACGGGTTGAAGCCAGTGCACAGGCGAATACTGTGAGTTTTCTTAGTTGAGAAATGTGTCAAGTAACCGAAGGAATATTGGTATTAAAGCTCATTTTGGAGGAATGGGAAAAAATTACTCTAGTTTCGCTAGTCTTTGTTGCTTATTTTTGGTGATTCTCAGAGCTGAACCAGACACATGTTACTTTATTTGTGGAAGAAATTGTAGACATGACTAGAAGCTGTGCCTAAATATACTCCTAAACTTACTTTTTCTATGTCAAAATAAGATAtctaataacataaaattgtTTTGACTTTTTTGGTAAGCAGTAACTTTTTAGAGGGATCGAGGAGAGCAATATGATATTTCAGTTGTCCCAGCCTTGGTGATTGAATTACATATACCTGTGCTTGTGGGAGTTGACATGTCACCtatggaattagtcgaggtgtgGGCAAGTTGGCCCGGACACCAAaactattaaaagaaaatactacTCACTCAATTCTGAAAATGTATATGAGCAATGCATTTCTGGGTATACACCTTATCCCACTTTTGCTAACAACAAACTTTTACTGTAAAAGAATATACCCACTAGCCTAATCTTCTATCTGATTCATGTTGATCACGTGCAAGTGTGTAGAACTAACTTCTAATTTGAAAATGTGGACTAGAGGTTTGTTTGGTAAAGCTTTCTTTGCTTATATTAGATGTTTCTGTAATATTTGCCTTCTTATCCTTTGAATCTGTACTGGATTTATAAGTCATCATATTTTGGCGACAGATATGCAATGCATGAGTTGGGGCTTTCTTCTAAGAAACCGTATAAAAAATCTGCGAGAGTTGTTGGAGAGGTTGTAGTCCATCTCTTCTTTCTCCTACACATACATGATAAATAGATGGTTATCTGCTGGAAGTACTCTCGTGCCATCCCTATTGCAAGTATCTTATTGCCTTTTTCTCCTATTTAAGGTTCTTGGAAAATTTCATCCTCACGGAGACAATGCAGTCTATGATTCCTTGGTCCGAATGGCCCAGGTAATGTTCCAATAAACTAAATCTTACCGAAGGATTATCAATGTCCAATAGTTGTATAATAGATTCATGCTTGCAAGTATTAATTTTGAATGTAAACCTTTAACCTTTCTTGAAGACAAATTATTTAGTGTTAGTACAATATAGAAGCTTTCTTGAGAAAGAAAAGTATATCGAAATAGAGCTCAATGGATACAGATTATTCATAATGCCTTCCCAACTAACTTGGTATTGCAGCTCTGTTGAATGATTCGATTAGTTGTTTGGcgcttttttttttgataaatgctTTTTGCAGAAACACTCTACCTTCCCTTTTTCCATAAAGATCACCACACTCTACCTTATTAATGTCCTAAATTCATTTTCCCTTTATACTCTAGAACCTCAGAAATCATGAGCAAGGAGGCTAGGACCAAGtataaattaaaggagaaaaaggtaGGCTAAGTAGTTTTTTGTCGTAAAATTAACTGAAGCAGACTGTTCTGTTGATCTACATCTCTGAATGAGCATATGTTTTGCGAGAATGAAAGCTCAGCCTCTGTCTGCTGTTAATCCAAAAATATCTTCTCAATAAGAATTCACGAGTATCTGTGAggtgtttttatatatattggggtggggtggggtgttGCCGGGGAGGAATAGGCATGCTATCTGAAGTCACTTGGTCATCCATTGGCAGAGAAGATCTTAGGAAATCCCAAAGAGTCAATCTATCTCTTGTGGGAGGATATGTATTTGTACATCTGAAAAAAAAGGGTGACAAACTGCTTTAGCTCCTCCTGTAAAATGTTAAAAGTAGTTCCTCTAATGGAAAGCTTATGTGGATCTTGCTGGACAAGGCCTCTTTATAAGTTCGTTTTGGTGGTGCTCATAATTGTAGGACTGTAAAGTTCCTATGACCTAAGTAAGCCCCGAGTATCTAGATCTTGAGTTAACCATAGAACTCATCATTAAGTGCTTGGACTAGATCATAAAAGTGGATTTTCCGCATTTACCAGTTGGGATCCTGAGGGCAcccaatatttttttcctttttcgtGTGTTTGGCTGCTTGGAGAGCTGTATTAGCTGTTAGAATTTGAGGAAGAGGAGCATCATACATGTCAGCTGGTGTTGTATGTGTAAATGTTCAGGAGAGGATGTAGAGCACTTACTATTACATTCTCAAGTAGGTATGCACCTGTGGTGGAGGTCCTGAACTGGTTTGGAATACAGTGGGTTTTGCCAAGAACAACAAAGGAGGTAATGTATAACTGGGTTTtcagaagaaggagaagaagagcCAAGGCATGGGATGTAGTTTCACTAGCAATTAATGGTTAGTTTGGATTGAGTGGAATAGAAGAGATTTTGAAGGGGTAAAAAATGATTGTACATGTGAGGAGTAACCTCTTGTCTCTAGTTTCTTTTGGGTGTACCCATGAGGCTCTTTTTTGCATATATGATTTTGGTGACCTTTGTAGAGAAGCatattttggttttggtttctCTGCATTTTTATATACTACTTGTATTTGGGGATATCCCTtccattaataaaattaatttacctTATGAAAAAATTGGCCTAGTTTTTTCTGCTCTACGTTTTGCAGTGTGCTTGGCTACTGGGTATTATTTACTTCTATTATAAGGTTTGTAATATAATGTTTTTCAGGATTTTTCCTTGCGGTCTCCACTCATTCGAGGGCATGGAAACTTTGGTTCAATTGATGCAGATCCTCCTGCAGCCATGCGTTACACTGAATGCCGTCTGGAAGTAGGTTAAACTAGCTTTTATATGTTCTCTGAATCTTTGGTTGTGCTTTCCATTTGAAAATCGTTGCTTCGTAATAAATTCCGAGAGACTCGAATCCTGAAGGCTATGAGTATGTACAAATGAGACTCATGCATAGACTGTGTTTGATAGTGGTAGAGAATAAAAACTAGGCTCCCCTATCTTTTCCTGAATCTAGTTAGAAATATAGGTTTTATCGCTGTTCAAAAGtcataaattttgataaattcaGCTATATGAGTACATAGTTCAGATAAAAGTTCTATGTCTGTTTTTCTGTGTACCAGCTTTCTTATGTCATAGTGAAACTGATGTCCGAAACCTGCATATGTTTTTACTTCTGAAGGATCTTAATAAATGCATATCACGTCACTAATTACTTTTTggcttatgtttttttttaaaaaaaacattctgggttttcttttaaattattgatattaCTTCGTTGTGGGAATTAATAGCGATGAATTGTTCCAAACGGCTATGTTTATTACTGTCGTTACAATTTCATTAACATTGTCTTGGAAATATTTTAGCTCATCATCGTTCCTTCTCAGGCACTCACTGAGGCCATGCTATTAGCAGACCTGGAGCAGAACACAGTCAGTTTCTCTCCTTAAAATGTGTAATAAGTTACAGTGTAAGGATGCTATGTCTTGGGTTTCTTTACACTATGGTTGATGTGTTGCAGGTAGACTTTGTCCCAAATTTTGACAACTCTCAGAAAGAACCATCACTACTTCCTGCTCGTATTCCGAACTTGTTGTTAAATGGTGCTTCTGGGATTGCGGTGAATCATTGACTCACTTGTTAGCTATTTAGCATCTTTTTATGGCCCCATATTCTGATGTCCTGTTTCCAGCGGGCAACTAAATTTCAGAAGCATTTCTCAAATGTGATAAGTTTTTTCCACACTCTGCTGTTTTCAGGTTGGTATGGCTACCAATATTCCCCCCCATAATCTTGGGGAGCTTGTGGATGCGCTATCTGCACTGATTCATAATCCAGAAGCCACGGTAGACATACACCTCTGGATACATGCTCATGGATTATGGATATATCCTCTTGCCTCctccttactttttttttgtgaattcattttttgcttTCCTTCGCAATGAAAAAAGAAGAGTGGATAGACAAGTGTTCAAAATGTTTGTTGTCTGTTATaccaattttatattaatttccaTGTTAGGTTTTTGTGTTATAACCCTGGTCATCAACTTCATAACCATCACCTTATGAAACAAAAAACATTGTTGTTTGGCAATGTTTTTAGGTGCCAAGTGCTACTTCTGTACGGCTTGCAGTAAGATTCTGACTCATACATCTGGATTTGTTGTTTCCCAGTGTAGTTCATGTGTGAATTTTATTGCCTTGCAGAATAGGAGGATTATGTACATAATCATTGTCTAATTTTGAGCATTCACATACTGGGAGCTTTTATGCGTttcaagtttaatatatataagaattAAGAATCTTGTAATATGCAAaccttttttattcaaattgttCTAAGTTCTGTTTTGTGTTCCATTCCTTTCTGGGGGTTCGGTTGACTGTTGAAATTGGAATCATTTCATAGCTTTAGACCATTGTTTGAATAACATAGCTTTCTATACTTAATTGTGTAAAGACTGCGATAACTGTCTTCTTGTTTTCTATCTAGCTGCAAGAACTGTTGGAGTACATGCCTGGTCCTGACTTCCCAACTGGCGGAATAATTATGGGCAACATTGGGTAGGTTTTCTGAGCTCCTACTTATTTCTCTTCCCACTTGCCACTTACTCATAAATATGGAAGAGAACTTATTATAGAGTCCTCGATTTAGCTCACGGATCCTTTACATAAGCAGGGATGGTGTTTATTTTTGTACTTGTGGACGAGCTTAGTACTTAAAATCCCCTTATTGCGGCAGTTCCTTGGAAGATCCTCTAAACTTCTGACATGTGACTGTTGTTTTGGTGGATAACACAAAGAAAACTGATGCATGTATATCTAGTGTATAAATGGGTCTTAGATGTGTCTAGTCCCTTATGTTTAGTTTGCCATATTTGAGAATAGGTACCTGTGGTAGTTGTTTCTTATAATTGCCAAACATATTCAGTTTTTTACCACCTAGCTTTTAGTTTTTCTATAACAATATATGATTGGCTAGGGTGTCATATAGTGCTTAAAGAATCTACTCAGTTAGAAAATTGCTTGATTGTTCCTTATGCCCTTTATCTGAAagtgttaaaaaataaattttatcctCAGATGTTTGGCGGTTTGGTAATTTCATGGCTACACAGTGGAAAGGAATGAACCTAGATGAACTTGTAAAAAAAGTTCATTTGGTTTGGCAATCCTTTTGTTAGAAATTGTTAGTTCATGGCTCTTCTGCTGCTTTTCATGTTTTGATAGTAATCTACTTCTTGAGAGATCATCCTTTTTTTAAACTAGTGATAAAATTTGATAACCTGAATGTTCTCTCCTATTGGTTCGTAAGAGTTTGAGGCGCATTTCCATGCCATTatactttttcttgttttgtgaGAACTGAGAGTCCATTAgagattttcttttgtttccttTCATTAGGAAGGTTAAGATCCCTAGCGAAATGAAGTATATGGTCTTTGATTTATGCAAGATTGAACAGTGTGACCAATTATATTCTTTGTCTGTAAAGAATTTTGGAGGCATATAGGACTGGAAGAGGACGAGTAGTAATTCGAGGGAAGACTGATATTGAATTACTCGACGCCAAGACAAAACGCGCTGCAATAGTTATCCAAGAGGTTCCTATCTCTGCtttttagtatatttatgttAGAAGTGGATGTTGTTTGCAATTTTAATCTGGTTGATATTTGCTTCTTATAAATGAAACAGATTCCTTATCAAACAAACAAAGCGTCCCTTGTTGAGAAAATTGCTGATCTTGTGGAAAATAAGGTACCTTTCTGATTAGTAACGTGCACTTTTGTTATTAGACTAGGGATTTCCTGGGAGTAATCACATGTTTGGCCAAGCGTacaaaatctacttattttgAAAAGTGCTTTTTGCCAGGAGTGCTCTT comes from Solanum pennellii chromosome 1, SPENNV200 and encodes:
- the LOC107017569 gene encoding uncharacterized protein LOC107017569 — its product is MATSAFKSTSRRGTANSNSNSSSSKAPPFVRKRSLSVSAISRTSSKFDIDSEFSNKCDNPLFCTENDKGKLKEKENSGVTRRSSVSDVVERGRTVTRDSGVKPGIGRSVSRVRGRSVSRGHYGSAYESEKELQSNTVQRVSSKKVANSSKNINMVRNDTDRSSQAKSSQRATRRGQVTEYSEDDSASSLHIPNWEDGVSTCSLSEAEEKTIKAVCEQMKSVQSDQWGADTATSGIYETVRSEVRRAISDIQSDLEDAIRRNNVNAITTANVADFPPNLVNPEAVELVSDVRREYARKLDESEERARKLRSDLAVEEHRGQEISRILKEILSDPKPSPPQRSRAGRKRSNERKKMTKRLTEEALTYFDECVSISTFDSSDFSAPEYPSHSSVGATTTTGVAVPVLQGSPSAMSTSLPIIAGCHVHEDSSLTANSCNNELPLYQVSQRGSDPGQQSQFSFGQNSPESNQAHYDLRSYIKHFEKDTSKDVFNSDSTTAFYDANEYKLQGHTESLLFGRVAFRNRINSGGLHLCNGGFPVTCFPFGFT